In Nicotiana tabacum cultivar K326 chromosome 11, ASM71507v2, whole genome shotgun sequence, a single window of DNA contains:
- the LOC107822055 gene encoding protein FLOWERING LOCUS T, translated as MQRGRDTLSLARVIGDVLDPFTKSISPRVFYNTREVKNGCDLRPSHVNNQPRVEVGGDDLRTFYTLVMVDPDAPTPSNPHQKEYLHWLVTDIPATTGVSFGNEVVSYECPRPTMGIHRLVLVLFRQSRRESVYAPESRENFNTRDFAKHYNLGLPVAALYFNCQRENGTGGRRLI; from the exons ATGCAAAGAGGAAGAGACACTTTGTCACTTGCTCGAGTGATAGGAGATGTTTTGGATCCATTCACTAAGTCTATTAGCCCAAGAGTGTTTTACAACACTAGAGAGGTTAAAAATGgttgtgatttgaggccttcTCATGTTAACAATCAACCTAGGGTTGAAGTTGGAGGGGATGATCTTCGCACTTTTTACACTCTG GTTATGGTGGATCCTGACGCTCCAACTCCAAGCAACCCACACCAGAAGGAGTATCTGCACTG GTTGGTCACTGATATTCCAGCAACCACAGGAGTAAGCTTTG GCAATGAAGTGGTATCATATGAGTGTCCACGTCCAACAATGGGAATACATCGGCTAGTTTTAGTGCTATTTCGGCAATCACGTAGAGAGAGTGTGTATGCTCCAGAAAGTCGAGAGAATTTCAACACAAGAGACTTTGCAAAGCACTACAATCTTGGATTACCTGTTGCTGCTCTTTATTTCAATTGCCAAAGGGAAAATGGTACTGGTGGCCGTCGATTAATATAA